A genomic stretch from Gorilla gorilla gorilla isolate KB3781 chromosome 20, NHGRI_mGorGor1-v2.1_pri, whole genome shotgun sequence includes:
- the EPS8L1 gene encoding epidermal growth factor receptor kinase substrate 8-like protein 1 isoform X4 — protein MADISQYPVNHLVTFCLGEDDGVHTVEDASRKLAVMDSQGRVWAQEMLLRVSPDHVTLLDPASKEELESYPLGAIVRCDAVMPPGRSRSLLLLVCQEPERAQPDVHFFQGLRLGAELIREDIQGALHNYRSGRGERRAAALRATQEELQRDRSPAAETPPLQRRPSVRAVISTVERGAGRGRPQAKPIPEAEEAQRPEPVRTSSNADSASPDLGPRGPDLAVLQAEREVDILNHVFDDVESFVSRLQKSAEAARVLEHRERGRRTRRRAAGEGLLTLRAKPPSEAEYTDVLQKIKYAFSLLARLRGNIADPSSPELLHFLFGPLQMIVNTSGGPEFASSVRRPHLTSDAVALLWDNVTPRENELWTSLGDSWTRPGLELPPEEGPPYRPEFFSGWEPPVTDPQSRAWEDPVEKQLQHERRRRQVTQATQQGRGWEVRGRGRSAWPRLTRLSYFLQQSAPQVAVNGHQDLEPESEPQLESETAGKWVLCNYDFQARNSSELSVKQRDVLEVLDDSRKWWKVRDPAGQEGYVPYNILTPHPGPRLHHSQSPARSLNSTPPPPPAPAPAPPPALARPRWDRPRWDSCDSLNGLDPSEKEKFSQMLIVNEELQARLAQGRSGPSRAVPGPRAPEPHLSPGSDASEVRAWLQAKGFSSGTVDALGVLTGAQLFSLQKEELRAVSPEEGARVYSQVTVQRALLEDKEKVSELEAVMEKQKKKVEGEVEMEVI, from the exons ATGGCTGATATATCCCAGTACCCAGTCAAT CACCTGGTGACGTTCTGCCTGGGTGAGGACGATGGCGTGCATACTGTGGAGGATGCCTCCAGGAAGCTGGCCGTCATGGATAGCCAGGGCCGAGTCTGGGCACAGGAGATGCTGCTGCGAGTGTCTCCCGACCATGTCACGCTGCTCGACCCGGCCTCCAAG GAGGAGCTGGAGTCGTACCCACTGGGCGCCATCGTGCGCTGTGACGCGGTGATGCCACCCGGCAGGAGCCGCTCGTTGCTGCTGCTCGTGTGCCAGGAACCTGAGCGCGCGCAGCCCGACGTGCACTTCTTCCAGGGCCTGCGCCTCGGG GCGGAGCTGATCCGAGAGGACATCCAGGGGGCTCTGCACAATTACCGCTCGGGCCGCGGGGAGCGCAGGGCGGCGGCGCTCAG GGCAACGCAGGAGGAGTTGCAGCGCGACCGCTCACCCGCCGCTGAGACCCCGCCCCTGCAGCGCCGCCCATCAGTCCGCGCAGTGATCAGCACCGTAGAGCGGGGCGCGGGCCGCGGACGACCCCAGGCGAAGCCCATTCCCGAGGCAGAAGAGGCGCAGAGGCCTGAGCCGGTGAGGACCTCGAGCAACGCTGACTCGGCCTCCCCGGACCTGGGTCCCCGGGGTCCTGACCTGGCGGTTCTGCAGGCGGAGCGGGAAGTG gaCATCCTGAACCACGTGTTCGACGACGTAGAGAGCTTTGTATCGAGGCTGCAGAAGTCGGCGGAGGCGGCCAGGGTGCTGGAGCACCGGGAACGCGGCCGCAGGACCCGGCGCCGGGCGGCTGGGG AGGGCCTGCTGACGCTGCGGGCCAAGCCGCCCTCGGAGGCCGAGTACACCGACGTGCTGCAGAAGATCAAGTACGCCTTCAGCCTGCTG GCCCGGCTGCGCGGCAACATCGCCGACCCCTCCTCTCCGGAGCTGTTGCACTTCCTTTTCGGGCCTCTGCAGATG ATTGTGAACACGTCGGGGGGGCCGGAGTTCGCGAGCAGTGTGCGGCGGCCGCACCTGACATCGGATGCCGTGGCGCTGCTGTGGGACAACGTCACTCCACGTGAAAACGAGCTCTGGACCTCGCTGGGGGACTCGTGGACCCGCCCCGG GCTGGAGCTGCCCCCGGAAGAGGGACCCCCATACAGACCCGAGTTCTTCAGCGGCTGGGAGCCGCCGGTCACTGACCCGCAGAGCCGCGCCTGGGAGGACCCAGTTGAGAAACAGCTACAGCACGAGCGGAGGCGCCGGCAGGTGACCCAAGCGACACAGCAGGGCCGAGGCTGGGAAGTCCGGGGGCGCGGCCGGTCCGCCTGGCCCCGCCTGACCCGACTCTCTTACTTCCTACAGCAAAGCGCCCCCCAGGTCGCTGTCAATGG TCACCAAGACTTGGAGCCAGAATCTGAGCCTCAGCTGGAGTCAGAGACAGCAGGAAAATGGGTCCTGTGTAATTATGACTTCCAGGCCCGCAACAGCAGTGAGCTGTCGGTCAAGCAGCGGGACGTACTGGAG GTCCTGGATGACAGTCGTAAGTGGTGGAAGGTTCGGGACCCAGCGGGGCAGGAGGGATATGTGCCCTACAACATCCTGACACCCCACCCCGGACCCCGGCTGCACCACAGCCAAAGCCCTGCCCGCAGCCTG aACAGCactcctcctccaccaccagccccagccccggccccACCTCCAGCTCTGGCTCGGCCCCGCTGGGACAGGCCCCGCTGGGACAGCTGCGATAGCCTCAACGGCTTGGACCCCAGCGAGAAGG AGAAATTCTCCCAGATGCTCATCGTCAACGAGGAACTGCAGGCGCGCCTGGCCCAGGGCCGCTCGGGCCCGAGCCGCGCAGTCCCAGGGCCCCGCGCCCCAGAACCGCACCTCAGCCCCGGCTCGGACGCCTCCGAGGTCCGCGCCTGGCTGCAGGCCAAGGGCTTTAGCTCCGG GACCGTGGACGCGCTGGGTGTGCTGACCGGGGCGCAGCTTTTCTCGCTGCAGAAGGAGGAGCTGCGGGCGGTGAGCCCCGAGGAGGGGGCACGTGTGTACAGCCAGGTCACCGTGCAGCGCGCGCTGCTGGAG GACAAAGAGAAAGTGTCAGAGCTGGAGGCAGTGATGGAGAAGCAAAAGAAGAAGGTGGAAGGCGAGGTGGAAATGGAGGTCATTTGA
- the EPS8L1 gene encoding epidermal growth factor receptor kinase substrate 8-like protein 1 isoform X7: protein MKAELIREDIQGALHNYRSGRGERRAAALRATQEELQRDRSPAAETPPLQRRPSVRAVISTVERGAGRGRPQAKPIPEAEEAQRPEPVRTSSNADSASPDLGPRGPDLAVLQAEREVDILNHVFDDVESFVSRLQKSAEAARVLEHRERGRRTRRRAAGEGLLTLRAKPPSEAEYTDVLQKIKYAFSLLARLRGNIADPSSPELLHFLFGPLQMIVNTSGGPEFASSVRRPHLTSDAVALLWDNVTPRENELWTSLGDSWTRPGLELPPEEGPPYRPEFFSGWEPPVTDPQSRAWEDPVEKQLQHERRRRQVTQATQQGRGWEVRGRGRSAWPRLTRLSYFLQQSAPQVAVNGHQDLEPESEPQLESETAGKWVLCNYDFQARNSSELSVKQRDVLEVLDDSRKWWKVRDPAGQEGYVPYNILTPHPGPRLHHSQSPARSLNSTPPPPPAPAPAPPPALARPRWDRPRWDSCDSLNGLDPSEKEKFSQMLIVNEELQARLAQGRSGPSRAVPGPRAPEPHLSPGSDASEVRAWLQAKGFSSGTVDALGVLTGAQLFSLQKEELRAVSPEEGARVYSQVTVQRALLEDKEKVSELEAVMEKQKKKVEGEVEMEVI, encoded by the exons ATGAAG GCGGAGCTGATCCGAGAGGACATCCAGGGGGCTCTGCACAATTACCGCTCGGGCCGCGGGGAGCGCAGGGCGGCGGCGCTCAG GGCAACGCAGGAGGAGTTGCAGCGCGACCGCTCACCCGCCGCTGAGACCCCGCCCCTGCAGCGCCGCCCATCAGTCCGCGCAGTGATCAGCACCGTAGAGCGGGGCGCGGGCCGCGGACGACCCCAGGCGAAGCCCATTCCCGAGGCAGAAGAGGCGCAGAGGCCTGAGCCGGTGAGGACCTCGAGCAACGCTGACTCGGCCTCCCCGGACCTGGGTCCCCGGGGTCCTGACCTGGCGGTTCTGCAGGCGGAGCGGGAAGTG gaCATCCTGAACCACGTGTTCGACGACGTAGAGAGCTTTGTATCGAGGCTGCAGAAGTCGGCGGAGGCGGCCAGGGTGCTGGAGCACCGGGAACGCGGCCGCAGGACCCGGCGCCGGGCGGCTGGGG AGGGCCTGCTGACGCTGCGGGCCAAGCCGCCCTCGGAGGCCGAGTACACCGACGTGCTGCAGAAGATCAAGTACGCCTTCAGCCTGCTG GCCCGGCTGCGCGGCAACATCGCCGACCCCTCCTCTCCGGAGCTGTTGCACTTCCTTTTCGGGCCTCTGCAGATG ATTGTGAACACGTCGGGGGGGCCGGAGTTCGCGAGCAGTGTGCGGCGGCCGCACCTGACATCGGATGCCGTGGCGCTGCTGTGGGACAACGTCACTCCACGTGAAAACGAGCTCTGGACCTCGCTGGGGGACTCGTGGACCCGCCCCGG GCTGGAGCTGCCCCCGGAAGAGGGACCCCCATACAGACCCGAGTTCTTCAGCGGCTGGGAGCCGCCGGTCACTGACCCGCAGAGCCGCGCCTGGGAGGACCCAGTTGAGAAACAGCTACAGCACGAGCGGAGGCGCCGGCAGGTGACCCAAGCGACACAGCAGGGCCGAGGCTGGGAAGTCCGGGGGCGCGGCCGGTCCGCCTGGCCCCGCCTGACCCGACTCTCTTACTTCCTACAGCAAAGCGCCCCCCAGGTCGCTGTCAATGG TCACCAAGACTTGGAGCCAGAATCTGAGCCTCAGCTGGAGTCAGAGACAGCAGGAAAATGGGTCCTGTGTAATTATGACTTCCAGGCCCGCAACAGCAGTGAGCTGTCGGTCAAGCAGCGGGACGTACTGGAG GTCCTGGATGACAGTCGTAAGTGGTGGAAGGTTCGGGACCCAGCGGGGCAGGAGGGATATGTGCCCTACAACATCCTGACACCCCACCCCGGACCCCGGCTGCACCACAGCCAAAGCCCTGCCCGCAGCCTG aACAGCactcctcctccaccaccagccccagccccggccccACCTCCAGCTCTGGCTCGGCCCCGCTGGGACAGGCCCCGCTGGGACAGCTGCGATAGCCTCAACGGCTTGGACCCCAGCGAGAAGG AGAAATTCTCCCAGATGCTCATCGTCAACGAGGAACTGCAGGCGCGCCTGGCCCAGGGCCGCTCGGGCCCGAGCCGCGCAGTCCCAGGGCCCCGCGCCCCAGAACCGCACCTCAGCCCCGGCTCGGACGCCTCCGAGGTCCGCGCCTGGCTGCAGGCCAAGGGCTTTAGCTCCGG GACCGTGGACGCGCTGGGTGTGCTGACCGGGGCGCAGCTTTTCTCGCTGCAGAAGGAGGAGCTGCGGGCGGTGAGCCCCGAGGAGGGGGCACGTGTGTACAGCCAGGTCACCGTGCAGCGCGCGCTGCTGGAG GACAAAGAGAAAGTGTCAGAGCTGGAGGCAGTGATGGAGAAGCAAAAGAAGAAGGTGGAAGGCGAGGTGGAAATGGAGGTCATTTGA
- the EPS8L1 gene encoding epidermal growth factor receptor kinase substrate 8-like protein 1 isoform X6, with translation MHLVTFCLGEDDGVHTVEDASRKLAVMDSQGRVWAQEMLLRVSPDHVTLLDPASKEELESYPLGAIVRCDAVMPPGRSRSLLLLVCQEPERAQPDVHFFQGLRLGAELIREDIQGALHNYRSGRGERRAAALRATQEELQRDRSPAAETPPLQRRPSVRAVISTVERGAGRGRPQAKPIPEAEEAQRPEPVRTSSNADSASPDLGPRGPDLAVLQAEREVDILNHVFDDVESFVSRLQKSAEAARVLEHRERGRRTRRRAAGEGLLTLRAKPPSEAEYTDVLQKIKYAFSLLARLRGNIADPSSPELLHFLFGPLQMIVNTSGGPEFASSVRRPHLTSDAVALLWDNVTPRENELWTSLGDSWTRPGLELPPEEGPPYRPEFFSGWEPPVTDPQSRAWEDPVEKQLQHERRRRQVTQATQQGRGWEVRGRGRSAWPRLTRLSYFLQQSAPQVAVNGHQDLEPESEPQLESETAGKWVLCNYDFQARNSSELSVKQRDVLEVLDDSRKWWKVRDPAGQEGYVPYNILTPHPGPRLHHSQSPARSLNSTPPPPPAPAPAPPPALARPRWDRPRWDSCDSLNGLDPSEKEKFSQMLIVNEELQARLAQGRSGPSRAVPGPRAPEPHLSPGSDASEVRAWLQAKGFSSGTVDALGVLTGAQLFSLQKEELRAVSPEEGARVYSQVTVQRALLEDKEKVSELEAVMEKQKKKVEGEVEMEVI, from the exons ATG CACCTGGTGACGTTCTGCCTGGGTGAGGACGATGGCGTGCATACTGTGGAGGATGCCTCCAGGAAGCTGGCCGTCATGGATAGCCAGGGCCGAGTCTGGGCACAGGAGATGCTGCTGCGAGTGTCTCCCGACCATGTCACGCTGCTCGACCCGGCCTCCAAG GAGGAGCTGGAGTCGTACCCACTGGGCGCCATCGTGCGCTGTGACGCGGTGATGCCACCCGGCAGGAGCCGCTCGTTGCTGCTGCTCGTGTGCCAGGAACCTGAGCGCGCGCAGCCCGACGTGCACTTCTTCCAGGGCCTGCGCCTCGGG GCGGAGCTGATCCGAGAGGACATCCAGGGGGCTCTGCACAATTACCGCTCGGGCCGCGGGGAGCGCAGGGCGGCGGCGCTCAG GGCAACGCAGGAGGAGTTGCAGCGCGACCGCTCACCCGCCGCTGAGACCCCGCCCCTGCAGCGCCGCCCATCAGTCCGCGCAGTGATCAGCACCGTAGAGCGGGGCGCGGGCCGCGGACGACCCCAGGCGAAGCCCATTCCCGAGGCAGAAGAGGCGCAGAGGCCTGAGCCGGTGAGGACCTCGAGCAACGCTGACTCGGCCTCCCCGGACCTGGGTCCCCGGGGTCCTGACCTGGCGGTTCTGCAGGCGGAGCGGGAAGTG gaCATCCTGAACCACGTGTTCGACGACGTAGAGAGCTTTGTATCGAGGCTGCAGAAGTCGGCGGAGGCGGCCAGGGTGCTGGAGCACCGGGAACGCGGCCGCAGGACCCGGCGCCGGGCGGCTGGGG AGGGCCTGCTGACGCTGCGGGCCAAGCCGCCCTCGGAGGCCGAGTACACCGACGTGCTGCAGAAGATCAAGTACGCCTTCAGCCTGCTG GCCCGGCTGCGCGGCAACATCGCCGACCCCTCCTCTCCGGAGCTGTTGCACTTCCTTTTCGGGCCTCTGCAGATG ATTGTGAACACGTCGGGGGGGCCGGAGTTCGCGAGCAGTGTGCGGCGGCCGCACCTGACATCGGATGCCGTGGCGCTGCTGTGGGACAACGTCACTCCACGTGAAAACGAGCTCTGGACCTCGCTGGGGGACTCGTGGACCCGCCCCGG GCTGGAGCTGCCCCCGGAAGAGGGACCCCCATACAGACCCGAGTTCTTCAGCGGCTGGGAGCCGCCGGTCACTGACCCGCAGAGCCGCGCCTGGGAGGACCCAGTTGAGAAACAGCTACAGCACGAGCGGAGGCGCCGGCAGGTGACCCAAGCGACACAGCAGGGCCGAGGCTGGGAAGTCCGGGGGCGCGGCCGGTCCGCCTGGCCCCGCCTGACCCGACTCTCTTACTTCCTACAGCAAAGCGCCCCCCAGGTCGCTGTCAATGG TCACCAAGACTTGGAGCCAGAATCTGAGCCTCAGCTGGAGTCAGAGACAGCAGGAAAATGGGTCCTGTGTAATTATGACTTCCAGGCCCGCAACAGCAGTGAGCTGTCGGTCAAGCAGCGGGACGTACTGGAG GTCCTGGATGACAGTCGTAAGTGGTGGAAGGTTCGGGACCCAGCGGGGCAGGAGGGATATGTGCCCTACAACATCCTGACACCCCACCCCGGACCCCGGCTGCACCACAGCCAAAGCCCTGCCCGCAGCCTG aACAGCactcctcctccaccaccagccccagccccggccccACCTCCAGCTCTGGCTCGGCCCCGCTGGGACAGGCCCCGCTGGGACAGCTGCGATAGCCTCAACGGCTTGGACCCCAGCGAGAAGG AGAAATTCTCCCAGATGCTCATCGTCAACGAGGAACTGCAGGCGCGCCTGGCCCAGGGCCGCTCGGGCCCGAGCCGCGCAGTCCCAGGGCCCCGCGCCCCAGAACCGCACCTCAGCCCCGGCTCGGACGCCTCCGAGGTCCGCGCCTGGCTGCAGGCCAAGGGCTTTAGCTCCGG GACCGTGGACGCGCTGGGTGTGCTGACCGGGGCGCAGCTTTTCTCGCTGCAGAAGGAGGAGCTGCGGGCGGTGAGCCCCGAGGAGGGGGCACGTGTGTACAGCCAGGTCACCGTGCAGCGCGCGCTGCTGGAG GACAAAGAGAAAGTGTCAGAGCTGGAGGCAGTGATGGAGAAGCAAAAGAAGAAGGTGGAAGGCGAGGTGGAAATGGAGGTCATTTGA